From one Nonomuraea polychroma genomic stretch:
- a CDS encoding LacI family DNA-binding transcriptional regulator has protein sequence MTRRLAEVAKKVGVSEATVSRVLNGKPGVSDATREAVLTALDVLGYERPTQLRGDRARLVGLVLPELQNPIFPAFAEVVGGALAQQGFTSVLCTRTVGGVSEADYVDLLLQQQVSGVVFAGGLYAQADAAHGHYELLHERKLPTVLVNAAVQHLDFPQVSCDDVVAAEIAVAHLRALGHERIGMVLGPKDHMPSRRKLETFLAEGGDAGLVEHTMFSLEGGHAAAARLVKRGVTGVVCASDLLALGTVRASRRAGLAVPGDISVIGFDDSALMNCTEPPLTTVRQPIDAMGRAAVDLLVAQIDKAAVPADELLFEPELVVRASTARATT, from the coding sequence ATGACACGACGACTCGCAGAGGTGGCGAAGAAGGTCGGAGTGAGTGAGGCGACCGTCAGTCGCGTGCTCAACGGCAAGCCCGGGGTCTCCGACGCGACCCGCGAGGCCGTGCTGACCGCGCTCGACGTGCTCGGCTACGAGCGCCCCACCCAGCTGCGCGGCGACCGGGCCAGGCTGGTCGGCCTGGTGCTCCCCGAACTGCAGAACCCGATCTTCCCCGCCTTCGCGGAAGTGGTCGGCGGCGCCCTGGCGCAGCAGGGCTTCACCTCGGTGCTCTGCACGCGCACGGTCGGCGGTGTCTCCGAGGCCGACTACGTGGACCTGCTGCTCCAGCAGCAGGTCAGCGGCGTGGTCTTCGCCGGCGGCCTGTACGCGCAGGCCGACGCCGCGCACGGGCACTACGAGCTGCTGCACGAGCGCAAGCTGCCCACGGTCCTGGTCAACGCGGCCGTCCAGCACCTCGACTTCCCGCAGGTGTCGTGCGACGACGTGGTGGCGGCCGAGATCGCGGTCGCGCATCTCCGCGCGCTCGGCCACGAGCGGATCGGCATGGTGCTCGGGCCGAAGGACCACATGCCGTCGCGGCGCAAGCTGGAGACGTTCCTGGCCGAGGGCGGCGACGCCGGGCTGGTCGAGCACACGATGTTCTCGCTGGAGGGCGGCCACGCGGCCGCCGCCAGGCTGGTCAAGCGGGGTGTGACCGGCGTGGTGTGCGCCAGCGACCTGCTCGCGCTCGGCACCGTGCGCGCGTCCCGCCGTGCCGGGCTCGCCGTGCCCGGCGACATCTCGGTCATCGGCTTCGACGACTCGGCGCTGATGAACTGCACCGAGCCGCCGCTGACCACGGTCCGCCAGCCGATCGACGCCATGGGCAGGGCCGCGGTGGACCTGCTGGTGGCGCAGATCGACAAGGCGGCGGTGCCGGCGGACGAGCTGCTGTTCGAGCCCGAACTGGTAGTCCGCGCCTCCACCGCCCGAGCCACCACCTGA
- a CDS encoding ABC transporter substrate-binding protein, whose translation MIGVSATACGSSEAPSSSSANSVTITVACRPAKSAPKERQAWNADVAEFMKAHPGVTVKSTDQQPCFDPKTFGPKLAGGQMETVFVVPVTNYDDVIAQGQALDVTPYTSTIKNWNDLRPDVRELVTKDGKVYGVPNVHYSVGLVYNRALFTKAGLDPNTPPKTWAEVREAAKKIAALGPGFVGYGEYSGGNTGGWHFTQAIYGRGGAILTPDNKKAAFNSPEGKAVLQNLHDMRWVDNSMGSKLLVGWESLMMAMGSGKVGMMLGAPDVVTDVVNKFKGNVADYGITGFPEAKASLSGGEAYMINPKATPEQAKAGMAWIDFRFNTVGKGRFDFARGKANGNPVGVPDNDVYGDSPTGKAIQADRVKNASLPVTNYEPYVQAAATIPPKAEPVHAQELYAILDVVMSGVLSRKDANIDQLLADAETKTNTMLAAKG comes from the coding sequence GTGATCGGCGTCTCGGCCACCGCCTGCGGGTCCAGCGAAGCGCCCTCGTCGTCATCCGCGAACTCCGTGACGATCACGGTGGCCTGCCGGCCCGCCAAATCCGCGCCCAAGGAGCGGCAGGCCTGGAACGCGGACGTGGCCGAGTTCATGAAGGCGCACCCCGGCGTGACGGTCAAGAGCACGGACCAGCAGCCGTGCTTCGACCCCAAGACGTTCGGCCCCAAACTGGCGGGCGGCCAGATGGAGACCGTCTTCGTGGTGCCCGTCACCAACTACGACGACGTCATCGCCCAGGGCCAGGCACTCGACGTCACCCCGTACACCAGCACGATCAAGAACTGGAACGACCTGCGCCCCGACGTACGCGAGCTGGTCACCAAGGACGGCAAGGTGTACGGCGTCCCCAACGTGCACTACAGCGTCGGCCTGGTCTACAACCGCGCCCTGTTCACCAAGGCCGGCCTCGACCCGAACACTCCGCCCAAGACGTGGGCCGAGGTCCGCGAGGCGGCGAAGAAGATAGCCGCTCTCGGCCCCGGCTTCGTCGGCTACGGCGAGTACTCCGGCGGCAACACCGGCGGCTGGCACTTCACCCAGGCCATCTACGGCCGCGGCGGCGCCATCCTGACCCCGGACAACAAGAAGGCGGCGTTCAACTCGCCCGAGGGCAAGGCCGTGCTGCAGAACCTGCACGACATGCGCTGGGTCGACAACAGCATGGGCAGCAAGCTCCTCGTCGGCTGGGAGTCGCTGATGATGGCGATGGGCAGCGGCAAGGTCGGCATGATGCTCGGCGCCCCCGACGTGGTCACGGACGTGGTCAACAAGTTCAAGGGCAACGTCGCCGACTACGGCATCACCGGCTTCCCCGAGGCCAAGGCGTCGCTGAGCGGCGGCGAGGCGTACATGATCAACCCGAAGGCCACGCCCGAGCAGGCCAAGGCCGGCATGGCGTGGATCGACTTCCGCTTCAACACCGTCGGCAAGGGCCGCTTCGACTTCGCCCGCGGCAAGGCCAACGGCAACCCGGTCGGCGTGCCCGACAACGACGTGTACGGCGACTCGCCCACCGGCAAGGCCATCCAGGCCGACCGGGTGAAGAACGCCTCGCTGCCGGTCACGAACTACGAGCCGTACGTGCAGGCCGCGGCCACCATCCCGCCGAAGGCCGAGCCCGTGCACGCGCAGGAGCTGTACGCCATCCTCGACGTGGTCATGTCAGGTGTGCTGAGCCGGAAGGACGCCAACATCGACCAGCTGCTGGCCGACGCCGAGACCAAGACCAACACGATGCTGGCGGCCAAGGGCTGA
- a CDS encoding carbohydrate ABC transporter permease translates to MVRRNLTAYGFLCAALFCFTVFAWYPMVREFILSFQKTDLINPPTWVGLDNFKAAVQDPAFGEAWLNTVEFTVLALLCGYAVPFVVALVLNELRHARAYLRFVVYLPVMLPPIVAVLLFQWFYDPGPGLFNQILGFFHLPPLAWLDSSSTALISLVLVSTWMNMGSATLIYLAALQNIPPELYEAAELDGAGILKRVRHVTIPQTRLILLLMLMLQIVATMQVFIEPYMLTGGGPENATVSVAYLMYQFAFSQMNYGQAGALGMLLMLALLVFAAVQLRTTREDKP, encoded by the coding sequence ATGGTGAGGCGCAATCTGACGGCCTACGGGTTCCTCTGCGCGGCGCTGTTCTGCTTCACGGTGTTCGCCTGGTATCCGATGGTCAGGGAGTTCATTCTGAGCTTCCAGAAGACCGACCTGATCAACCCGCCGACCTGGGTGGGACTGGACAACTTCAAGGCCGCCGTCCAGGACCCGGCCTTCGGCGAGGCCTGGCTGAACACCGTGGAGTTCACGGTGCTGGCACTGCTGTGCGGCTATGCCGTGCCGTTCGTCGTCGCGCTCGTGCTCAACGAGCTGCGCCACGCCCGCGCCTACCTGAGGTTCGTGGTCTACCTGCCGGTCATGCTGCCGCCGATCGTGGCCGTGCTGCTGTTCCAGTGGTTCTACGATCCGGGGCCCGGGCTGTTCAACCAGATACTCGGCTTCTTCCATCTGCCGCCGCTGGCCTGGCTGGACAGCTCGTCGACCGCGCTGATCTCGCTGGTCCTCGTCTCCACGTGGATGAACATGGGCAGCGCGACCCTGATCTACCTGGCCGCGCTGCAGAACATCCCACCCGAGTTGTACGAGGCCGCCGAGCTCGACGGGGCCGGGATCCTCAAGCGCGTCCGGCACGTCACGATCCCGCAGACGCGGCTGATCCTGCTGCTCATGCTGATGCTGCAGATCGTGGCGACCATGCAGGTGTTCATCGAGCCGTACATGCTCACCGGCGGCGGCCCGGAGAACGCGACCGTGAGCGTGGCGTACCTGATGTATCAGTTCGCCTTCTCGCAGATGAACTACGGCCAGGCCGGGGCGCTCGGCATGCTGCTCATGCTCGCCCTGCTCGTCTTCGCCGCCGTCCAGCTCCGCACCACCCGGGAGGACAAGCCGTGA
- a CDS encoding carbohydrate ABC transporter permease, with product MIAIGADVAARRRRKRAPKPIHVQFRTIVSPHQLNSRWGRRIYWLVLVAVVVLFTLAFVFPLYWMITGAMKTPEEIAEMPPTLFPEDPAFGNFFEAWELFDIGTLLANTAYYSLGAWLFCMAVDVTAAYALSKLRPMFGNVILGAMLATLMIPPMVILIPLYVTIVDLGLLNNPWGLWFPAAANGFNIFLLKRFFDSIPRELIEAAQIDGAGPLRVLWSVVLPVSRPILGVVSIFTIVTAFKDFVLPLLVMTDSEKMTISVGLSQTAGAVTQNQVMGGLVIAGIPMIIVFFVFQRHIMAGLTAGSIKG from the coding sequence GTGATCGCCATCGGCGCGGACGTGGCGGCCAGGCGCAGACGCAAGAGGGCGCCGAAGCCCATTCACGTGCAGTTCCGCACGATCGTCTCGCCGCACCAGCTCAACAGCCGGTGGGGGCGGCGGATCTACTGGCTCGTCCTGGTCGCGGTCGTCGTCCTGTTCACCCTGGCCTTCGTCTTCCCGCTCTACTGGATGATCACCGGCGCCATGAAGACGCCGGAGGAGATCGCCGAGATGCCGCCGACGCTCTTCCCTGAGGATCCGGCGTTCGGCAACTTCTTCGAGGCGTGGGAGCTGTTCGACATCGGCACGCTGCTGGCGAACACCGCCTACTACTCGCTGGGAGCCTGGCTGTTCTGCATGGCGGTGGACGTCACGGCGGCGTACGCGCTGTCGAAGCTGCGGCCGATGTTCGGCAACGTCATCCTCGGCGCGATGCTGGCCACGCTGATGATCCCGCCGATGGTGATCCTCATCCCGCTCTACGTCACCATCGTGGACCTGGGATTGCTCAACAATCCATGGGGGTTGTGGTTCCCCGCGGCGGCCAACGGCTTCAACATCTTCCTGCTCAAGCGGTTCTTCGACTCCATACCGCGGGAGCTGATCGAGGCGGCGCAGATCGACGGCGCGGGGCCGCTGCGGGTCCTGTGGTCGGTGGTGCTGCCGGTCTCCAGGCCGATCCTCGGTGTGGTGTCCATCTTCACGATCGTCACCGCGTTCAAGGACTTCGTCCTGCCGCTGCTGGTCATGACCGACAGCGAGAAGATGACGATCAGCGTGGGCCTGTCGCAGACGGCCGGGGCGGTGACCCAGAACCAGGTCATGGGCGGCCTCGTCATCGCCGGCATCCCCATGATCATCGTTTTCTTCGTCTTCCAACGGCACATCATGGCGGGACTCACCGCCGGGAGCATCAAGGGATGA